A region from the Achromobacter seleniivolatilans genome encodes:
- a CDS encoding ribonuclease catalytic domain-containing protein, giving the protein MYVFYEDDGSFKAGNILSETDASLQVESESGKRSKIKRANTLFNFAAPEPAALMSQAAAAADALDLQFLWECAPQEDFDTPALAADYFGHAPTPVEQAALLMRLHSAPAYFHRRGKGRYRPAPPDILAAALGALEKKQRQAEQQQEWVDEMAAGRLPEPIAQVAESLVIRPDKNSQQWKALDAACAKLGKSPDRLLLELGAWPHALALHKRRFLAVNFPRGLEFPELELPPIDRELPLSDAEIYSVDDVTTTEIDDALSVTTLPDGRLRVGVHVAAPGLTVTRDSEFDKLARARLSTVYMPGDKIPMQPDNVIKAFSLDAGREVPVLSLYVVADPETGEVIESETRLERVVVRENLRHNMLDAQVTEASLADPSAELPYGHWLRPLWKLAQALSAQRENVRGKPENNSRVEYSFYLDGNPDDPDTPVRLVPRQRNAPLDRMVAEYMILANNLWGGLLNQHGVPGIYRSQQAGRVRMSTQALPHEAIGVPQYAWSTSPLRRYVDLVNQWQLIAAVEHGVSARLVAPFKPRDPDLFAIIGAFDAQYAAWAEFQSAMERYWCLRWLKQHNITRTVAHVLRDDLVRLANAPLVTRVGGMPELERGTAVEIDILGMDELGLELDCRYGGEVAAAVGGQE; this is encoded by the coding sequence ATGTATGTGTTTTACGAAGACGACGGCAGCTTCAAGGCCGGCAATATCCTGTCCGAGACCGACGCCAGCCTTCAGGTGGAATCGGAGTCGGGCAAGCGCAGCAAAATCAAGCGCGCCAACACGCTGTTCAATTTCGCGGCGCCCGAACCCGCTGCGCTGATGAGTCAGGCGGCAGCCGCTGCCGACGCGCTGGACCTGCAATTTTTGTGGGAATGCGCGCCGCAAGAAGATTTCGATACGCCAGCCCTGGCTGCCGACTACTTCGGCCATGCCCCCACGCCCGTGGAACAAGCTGCGTTGCTGATGCGCCTGCACAGCGCGCCGGCCTACTTCCACCGCCGTGGCAAAGGCCGCTACCGCCCTGCCCCGCCCGACATTCTGGCCGCCGCACTGGGCGCGCTGGAAAAAAAGCAGCGCCAGGCCGAGCAGCAGCAAGAATGGGTGGACGAGATGGCCGCAGGCCGCTTGCCCGAACCTATTGCCCAGGTCGCCGAATCCCTGGTGATTCGCCCGGACAAGAACTCGCAACAATGGAAAGCGCTGGACGCTGCCTGCGCAAAGCTGGGCAAGAGTCCGGACCGTCTGCTGCTTGAGCTGGGCGCCTGGCCGCACGCGCTCGCGCTGCACAAGCGCCGCTTCCTGGCGGTGAATTTCCCGCGCGGGCTGGAATTCCCGGAGCTGGAACTTCCGCCGATCGACCGCGAACTGCCGCTGTCGGACGCTGAAATCTATTCCGTGGACGACGTCACCACCACCGAAATCGACGACGCGCTGTCTGTCACCACGCTGCCCGATGGCCGCCTGCGTGTCGGCGTGCACGTAGCTGCCCCCGGCCTGACCGTGACGCGCGACAGTGAGTTCGACAAGCTGGCCCGCGCCCGCCTGTCCACCGTCTACATGCCGGGCGACAAGATTCCGATGCAGCCGGACAACGTCATCAAGGCGTTCTCGCTGGATGCCGGCCGTGAGGTCCCGGTGTTGTCGCTGTATGTGGTGGCCGACCCCGAAACGGGTGAAGTCATCGAATCCGAAACGCGTTTGGAACGTGTTGTGGTGCGCGAAAACCTGCGTCACAACATGCTGGACGCCCAGGTCACGGAAGCCAGTCTGGCCGATCCGTCGGCCGAGCTGCCCTATGGCCATTGGCTGCGTCCGCTGTGGAAGCTGGCGCAAGCCCTGTCCGCGCAGCGTGAGAACGTGCGTGGCAAGCCCGAGAACAATTCGCGGGTGGAATACAGCTTCTACCTGGACGGCAACCCGGACGACCCCGACACCCCCGTGCGGCTGGTGCCGCGCCAGCGCAATGCGCCGCTGGACCGGATGGTGGCCGAGTACATGATTCTGGCGAACAACCTGTGGGGCGGTCTGCTGAACCAGCACGGCGTGCCCGGCATTTATCGTTCGCAGCAGGCTGGCCGTGTGCGCATGAGCACGCAAGCCCTGCCGCACGAAGCCATCGGCGTGCCGCAATACGCCTGGAGCACGTCGCCGCTGCGCCGCTATGTTGATCTGGTCAACCAGTGGCAGCTGATTGCCGCCGTGGAGCACGGCGTATCAGCGCGTCTGGTGGCGCCGTTCAAACCGCGTGATCCGGATCTGTTCGCGATCATCGGCGCGTTCGATGCGCAGTACGCCGCCTGGGCGGAGTTCCAGAGTGCGATGGAGCGCTACTGGTGCCTGCGCTGGTTGAAGCAGCACAACATCACCCGGACGGTGGCCCACGTCTTGCGCGACGATCTGGTGCGGCTCGCGAATGCGCCGCTGGTGACTCGGGTTGGCGGGATGCCGGAGTTGGAGCGGGGGACGGCTGTGGAGATTGATATTTTGGGGATGGATGAGTTGGGGTTGGAGTTGGATTGCCGGTATGGGGGGGAGGTTGCTGCTGCTGTGGGTGGGCAGGAGTAG
- a CDS encoding YqiA/YcfP family alpha/beta fold hydrolase, translated as MILYLHGFRSSPASMKARMMADAMAERGLSADWACPQLPASPRAAIELAMDIARGQLAAAQSPRELTVIGSSLGGFYATWLAEQLGCKAVLLNPAVEAARDLATQVGEHHLYHSDAPFVFLPEYVDELTAIHAPRITQPDRYFLLAATGDEVLDWREMRDRYAGCRQRIVEGSDHGLSDFDQWMPEVLEFALGGKPVLPQ; from the coding sequence ATGATTCTCTATCTTCACGGTTTTCGTTCCTCGCCCGCATCAATGAAGGCGCGCATGATGGCCGACGCCATGGCAGAACGGGGGTTGTCGGCCGACTGGGCCTGCCCGCAACTGCCCGCCAGCCCCCGGGCGGCGATTGAACTGGCCATGGACATTGCCCGCGGCCAATTGGCCGCCGCGCAATCCCCCCGCGAGCTGACCGTGATCGGCTCGTCGCTAGGCGGCTTCTACGCCACCTGGCTCGCCGAACAACTGGGCTGCAAGGCCGTCTTGCTGAACCCGGCTGTCGAGGCCGCCCGGGACCTCGCCACCCAGGTTGGCGAGCACCACCTGTATCATTCCGACGCGCCGTTTGTCTTTCTGCCTGAATATGTAGACGAACTGACGGCTATCCACGCTCCCCGCATCACGCAGCCCGACCGGTATTTCCTGTTGGCGGCGACAGGCGATGAGGTGCTGGATTGGCGTGAAATGCGCGATCGCTACGCGGGTTGCCGACAGCGTATCGTGGAAGGCAGCGACCACGGTTTATCCGATTTTGACCAATGGATGCCCGAAGTGCTTGAATTCGCCCTTGGCGGCAAGCCGGTACTCCCTCAATAA
- a CDS encoding response regulator transcription factor, with protein sequence MRILLVEDNLDLGDAVESKLRLAGHSVQWVHDGLAALRWGLDETWDALVLDINLPGKDGFSVIRELRAAGLEAPVLVMTARAEIEDKIDMLDLGADDYLVKPFDLRELEARLRALMRRPAGQTSSTTTYGNLSLDLAGRSVMLSGAPLELGRREFRLLEILLGRIGQTVAKERLMNQLFDLDDGSLNALELLISRLRKKLAGASIDIVTVRGVGYQARSHEHP encoded by the coding sequence ATGCGCATTTTGCTGGTCGAGGACAATCTCGATCTGGGCGATGCCGTGGAAAGCAAGTTGCGGCTGGCTGGACACAGTGTGCAGTGGGTGCATGACGGGCTGGCGGCGTTGCGGTGGGGGCTGGACGAGACCTGGGACGCGCTGGTGCTGGATATCAATTTGCCTGGCAAGGATGGGTTTTCGGTCATACGTGAATTGCGTGCCGCCGGGCTGGAAGCGCCTGTGCTGGTGATGACTGCACGCGCTGAAATCGAAGACAAGATCGATATGCTGGATCTGGGCGCGGATGACTATCTGGTCAAGCCGTTTGATTTGCGTGAACTGGAAGCGCGGTTGCGGGCGCTGATGCGCCGACCCGCCGGGCAGACCAGCAGCACCACGACTTATGGCAATCTCAGCCTGGATCTGGCGGGGCGCAGCGTCATGTTGTCGGGCGCGCCTTTGGAGCTGGGGCGGCGGGAGTTTCGGTTGCTTGAGATTCTGTTGGGCCGGATCGGGCAGACGGTTGCCAAGGAACGGCTGATGAATCAGCTGTTTGATCTGGACGATGGCTCGCTGAACGCGCTGGAGCTTTTGATATCGCGATTGCGCAAGAAGCTGGCAGGCGCGTCGATTGATATCGTTACCGTGCGCGGCGTTGGTTATCAGGCCCGCAGCCATGAGCATCCCTGA
- a CDS encoding sensor histidine kinase gives MSIPESASIRRRVFTLGVVLLACALIGLVFFLRGYAQRAAEQAFDRLLAASALTIAGSVQIEDDGVTVEPPVSSLAMLSGSERVFYEARASNGRLITGYADLAPNLPLAQAATPVFAYVTYHDEAVRVATVGRLVSASQHAGWVTVRVAETLGSREELANEILGRGVLPLLIVSLVALGLLWFGVQRAFAPLAVLERDLRTRAPEDLTPLTTPVPREVHSLVQALNAFMQRLSIIMDTLNTLVADATHQVRTPLASLRAQAEVALEETDPARLRERIGRIHLNATHASQLINQLLMDATITHRLGKGPREPVGVAETINETRRRIGPVEAGRLRIEIAPEVRRARIAGDRVALREMLRNLVDNALRYAPDGTVDIQATPVAGFRVALTVSDRGPGISDDEKEAVQQRFTRGRAGQSQSGSGLGLAIVRSVAMAHGGSLWLHDRPGGGLSARVILPLAPQQAARHLSVWLGAACTALMLWAAPPNTAQAADLEEIVTHYPAPQPTSRTLVIAGPTDTPVVAPLIQGFQSLRPDVSVTYREIGSRELYEATIDGRLANVDVLMSSASDLQIRLANDGYALSYASPYAPKLPSWAVWRNEVYGFTFEPAVIVYNPKRFTEATVPRSRQDLLRLLEREQASLHGRVGTYDIAASSVGYLLAEQDELVSSNFWGLANAMGQVGVRLSPTTAQILDAIENDEMDLGYNILGSYALSRQAAGSKIGVVFPQDYVLVLARSVLISRRAPSPDLARALVDWLLSPAGQQVASSHAALGSIMEDTPGRWTSEAVLARSRGIVQPVVLSPALLVGLDQRRHSRFVQNWVRLVTDTPKRP, from the coding sequence ATGAGCATCCCTGAAAGCGCCTCGATCCGCCGCCGCGTCTTCACGTTGGGCGTGGTGTTGCTGGCGTGCGCGCTGATCGGCCTGGTGTTTTTTTTGCGCGGTTATGCGCAACGCGCGGCCGAGCAGGCATTTGACCGGCTGCTGGCGGCGTCGGCGCTGACGATCGCAGGGTCCGTGCAGATCGAAGATGACGGCGTGACCGTCGAGCCGCCCGTTTCGTCGCTGGCGATGCTGTCGGGCAGTGAGCGTGTGTTTTATGAGGCGCGCGCGTCCAATGGGCGGCTGATCACTGGTTACGCCGATCTGGCTCCCAACCTGCCGCTGGCGCAGGCAGCGACGCCGGTGTTCGCGTATGTGACCTATCACGACGAAGCGGTGCGCGTAGCGACTGTGGGGCGGCTTGTGTCCGCCAGCCAGCATGCGGGCTGGGTGACGGTGCGCGTGGCTGAAACGCTGGGCTCGCGTGAAGAACTGGCCAACGAAATTTTGGGGCGTGGCGTTCTGCCCTTGTTGATTGTGTCGCTGGTCGCCTTGGGTCTGCTGTGGTTCGGTGTGCAGCGTGCATTTGCGCCATTGGCCGTGCTGGAGCGCGACCTGCGCACTCGCGCGCCCGAAGACCTGACGCCGCTGACCACGCCCGTGCCGCGGGAGGTGCACAGTCTGGTGCAGGCGTTGAACGCCTTCATGCAGCGCCTTTCCATCATCATGGATACCTTGAACACGCTGGTGGCCGACGCCACGCACCAGGTCCGCACACCGCTTGCCTCTTTGCGCGCGCAGGCCGAGGTGGCGCTTGAGGAAACCGATCCGGCGCGCCTGCGCGAACGCATCGGCCGCATACATCTGAATGCCACGCATGCCAGCCAGTTGATCAATCAGTTGCTGATGGACGCCACCATTACGCACCGCCTGGGCAAAGGGCCGCGGGAGCCGGTGGGGGTGGCGGAGACCATCAACGAAACGCGGCGCCGCATCGGCCCCGTGGAAGCTGGTCGGCTACGCATCGAGATCGCTCCGGAAGTCCGCCGCGCGCGTATTGCCGGTGACCGCGTGGCATTGCGTGAAATGCTGCGCAATCTGGTGGATAACGCGCTGCGCTACGCGCCGGATGGCACCGTGGATATACAAGCGACGCCGGTCGCGGGGTTTCGCGTGGCGCTGACAGTGTCTGATCGCGGGCCGGGGATTTCTGACGATGAGAAAGAAGCCGTGCAGCAGCGCTTTACCCGAGGGCGGGCCGGTCAATCTCAGTCCGGGTCTGGCTTGGGGCTGGCTATCGTGCGATCTGTAGCAATGGCCCATGGCGGGTCGTTGTGGCTGCACGACCGGCCGGGCGGCGGGCTGTCCGCACGCGTCATTCTGCCTCTGGCCCCGCAGCAAGCGGCTCGCCATCTTTCGGTGTGGCTGGGCGCGGCTTGCACGGCGCTGATGTTGTGGGCGGCGCCGCCCAATACCGCGCAGGCGGCGGATCTTGAAGAGATCGTCACGCACTACCCCGCGCCGCAGCCCACATCGCGCACGCTGGTTATCGCGGGGCCCACCGATACGCCTGTCGTCGCGCCGCTGATCCAGGGCTTTCAGTCATTGCGGCCGGATGTCTCTGTAACCTACCGCGAGATCGGCAGCCGGGAGCTGTACGAAGCCACGATCGACGGGCGGCTGGCCAATGTGGACGTGCTGATGAGCTCGGCCTCGGATCTGCAAATCCGGCTGGCCAATGACGGCTACGCGCTGAGTTATGCGTCGCCTTACGCTCCCAAGCTGCCATCGTGGGCGGTATGGCGTAACGAGGTTTACGGCTTTACGTTCGAACCGGCGGTGATCGTCTACAACCCCAAGCGTTTTACGGAAGCCACTGTGCCCAGATCGCGTCAAGATCTGCTGCGCCTGCTGGAACGCGAACAGGCCAGTCTGCACGGCCGGGTCGGCACCTACGACATCGCAGCGAGCAGTGTCGGTTATCTGCTGGCAGAGCAAGACGAGTTGGTGTCCTCGAATTTCTGGGGGCTGGCCAACGCGATGGGGCAAGTGGGCGTGCGTCTGTCGCCAACCACCGCTCAGATCCTGGACGCCATTGAGAACGACGAGATGGACCTGGGCTACAACATCCTGGGGTCTTATGCGCTGTCGCGCCAAGCTGCCGGCAGCAAAATCGGCGTGGTCTTTCCGCAGGACTATGTCCTGGTGCTGGCGCGTTCCGTGCTGATTTCACGGCGTGCGCCCAGCCCCGATCTGGCGCGGGCGCTGGTGGACTGGCTTTTGTCGCCTGCGGGCCAGCAAGTAGCATCCAGCCATGCGGCGCTGGGTTCCATCATGGAAGACACGCCAGGGCGCTGGACGTCCGAAGCCGTGCTGGCGCGCTCGCGCGGCATCGTGCAGCCGGTGGTGCTGAGCCCTGCTTTGCTGGTCGGGTTGGATCAACGGCGTCATTCGCGCTTTGTACAAAACTGGGTCCGGCTGGTGACGGATACGCCCAAGCGGCCGTAG
- the mpl gene encoding UDP-N-acetylmuramate:L-alanyl-gamma-D-glutamyl-meso-diaminopimelate ligase, translating into MHLHILGICGTFMGGLALIARAAGHKVTGCDAGVYPPMSTQLSEQGIELIEGFGAEQLALKPDLYVIGNVVSRGNPLMEAIMESGARYVSGPQWLGDNILPGAHVLAVAGTHGKTTTSSMLAWVLEAAGMAPNFLIGGVAQDLHVSARYDPARRPFVIEADEYDTAFFDKRSKFVHYRPRTAILNNLEYDHADIFADLAAIETQFHHLVRTIPGSGRIVRPARSDALDRVIARGCWSETVTFGPDGAWQATAPDADGAFSVLRNGVTAGTVRWNLSGEHNRMNALAALAAAEHVGVPVAQGIDALTRFGGVKRRMELRGTVNGVKVYDDFAHHPTAIATTLEGLRRQVGSARILAVLEPRSNTMKLGTMAARLPEALADADLVFCFGAHSGKHALGWNPAEVLAPLGGRASSYDDIGALVAAVAGAARPGDQVLVMSNGGFGGVHGKLLDALAARA; encoded by the coding sequence ATGCACCTGCATATTCTTGGCATCTGCGGTACGTTCATGGGTGGTCTGGCGCTGATCGCGCGGGCCGCCGGCCACAAAGTCACCGGTTGCGATGCGGGCGTTTATCCGCCCATGAGCACGCAATTATCCGAACAGGGTATCGAGCTGATCGAAGGCTTTGGCGCGGAACAGTTAGCGCTTAAACCTGACCTGTACGTGATCGGCAATGTGGTCAGCCGTGGCAATCCGTTGATGGAAGCCATTATGGAATCGGGCGCGCGCTATGTATCCGGTCCGCAATGGCTGGGCGACAACATTCTGCCGGGCGCGCATGTGCTGGCGGTGGCGGGCACGCACGGCAAGACCACTACCAGCTCGATGCTGGCCTGGGTGCTTGAGGCTGCGGGCATGGCGCCCAACTTTCTGATCGGCGGCGTAGCCCAAGACTTGCATGTCTCTGCCCGATACGACCCGGCGCGCCGCCCCTTTGTGATCGAAGCGGATGAGTACGACACGGCGTTCTTCGACAAACGCTCCAAGTTTGTCCACTACCGCCCGCGCACCGCCATTCTGAACAACCTGGAATACGATCACGCCGACATCTTTGCCGATCTGGCCGCCATCGAAACGCAATTCCACCACCTGGTACGCACCATCCCGGGTTCCGGCCGCATCGTGCGGCCGGCGCGCTCAGACGCACTGGATCGGGTGATTGCGCGCGGATGCTGGTCGGAAACCGTCACGTTCGGTCCCGATGGCGCCTGGCAGGCCACGGCCCCGGATGCGGACGGAGCGTTCAGCGTGCTGCGCAATGGCGTCACCGCCGGCACCGTCCGCTGGAACTTGAGCGGCGAACACAACCGCATGAACGCGCTGGCGGCGCTGGCCGCGGCCGAGCATGTGGGCGTGCCCGTCGCGCAAGGCATCGATGCGCTGACGCGTTTCGGCGGCGTCAAACGCCGCATGGAACTGCGCGGCACCGTCAACGGCGTGAAGGTCTACGACGACTTTGCCCATCACCCCACTGCTATCGCCACCACGCTGGAAGGCCTGCGCCGGCAGGTTGGCAGCGCGCGCATCCTGGCGGTGCTGGAACCGCGCTCAAACACGATGAAGCTGGGCACCATGGCTGCCCGCCTGCCCGAAGCGCTGGCTGACGCCGATCTGGTGTTCTGCTTCGGCGCTCACAGCGGCAAGCACGCGCTGGGCTGGAACCCGGCAGAAGTATTGGCGCCCTTGGGCGGCCGGGCTTCCAGTTACGATGATATCGGCGCATTGGTTGCCGCCGTGGCGGGCGCCGCCCGTCCGGGCGATCAGGTGCTGGTCATGAGCAACGGCGGGTTTGGCGGCGTGCACGGCAAATTGCTCGACGCCTTGGCGGCGCGCGCCTGA
- a CDS encoding TlpA family protein disulfide reductase, giving the protein MNRRLLLSAGVAVAATVAGGYTLLGRKTQTPAAPADAGDPVAALMQLQLPDLNGATHSLAGWKGQPMVVNFWATWCAPCVKEMPELDALQKKYPNIRFVGIGVDSAANMQKFVEKVQVSYPLWVIGAGAIDTLRKLGNPSGGLPFTIVFNADGGINRKILGEIQPGDLDQTLSGLKA; this is encoded by the coding sequence ATGAATCGACGCCTACTTCTATCCGCCGGCGTGGCTGTTGCTGCCACGGTTGCTGGCGGCTACACCTTGCTGGGCCGCAAGACGCAAACGCCCGCAGCGCCTGCCGATGCCGGAGATCCGGTCGCCGCGCTGATGCAATTGCAATTGCCGGATCTGAACGGAGCGACGCACTCGCTGGCTGGCTGGAAAGGTCAGCCCATGGTGGTCAATTTCTGGGCAACCTGGTGCGCGCCGTGCGTGAAGGAAATGCCTGAACTCGACGCCTTGCAGAAAAAATATCCGAATATTCGATTTGTCGGCATCGGCGTCGATTCCGCTGCGAATATGCAAAAATTTGTCGAGAAAGTACAGGTTTCCTACCCCTTGTGGGTCATAGGCGCCGGTGCGATTGACACCCTGCGCAAGCTGGGTAATCCCAGTGGCGGGCTGCCTTTTACTATTGTTTTCAATGCAGATGGCGGAATTAACCGGAAGATACTGGGTGAAATTCAGCCCGGCGATCTGGATCAAACTTTATCGGGTTTGAAGGCGTAA